One Drosophila subpulchrella strain 33 F10 #4 breed RU33 chromosome 2R, RU_Dsub_v1.1 Primary Assembly, whole genome shotgun sequence genomic window, CTAGTGCGAAAGGTAGATGAAAAGATAAGTCCGATACAGCAGGCCCTTTGCTGGGATGCTGGCCAATTGGAATAATTGCaaccaaactaaaatgagTGGGCAAAAAAAAGATAATTGACTTGCACACAACGTGATTACGTTATATATATACCCACATAATTATAATCATATATCAATGACTGAATTTTTTGACCGTTCGGTGTGTTCTATAAATTGAGGGCCCAGGTCGGTGGGAGTATCAGTTCCACATTGAGCCGCCAACCGAAAATGCTTTCGAAATCGCAACTATTACTACTCGTTGTAGGGTTCTGCCTGGTATGATCACTTGATATCACGCGATTTTAGCACGGTTATGACTAATCTATTAACAGAATGCAGCCGCTTTTGCTGACGTGGACTGCAGCAAGCGACCACCGTTTGTGAGTCCCAAAACCTGCTGTCCCATGCCGGATTTCGTAACCGCCGAGTTGAAGGAGAAGTGCATCAAGTTTGACGTGACCCCGCCGCCACCAACGGATGGGGAGGCCAGTGGCTCCTTCGAGAGCAAGCGTCGCCACCACCATCCTCACCCACCACCGGTGAGTACCCCAGCAAAAGTGTTTTGAACCACAATAGCTTGGACTATCCCCTTTCAGTGCTTCTTCTCCTGTGTCTTCAACGAAACTGGCATCTACCAGAATCGGAATTTGGATCAGGACAAGCTGGAAAGCTATCTGCAGGTGGTGTTCAAGGACAGCTCCGACCTGCAGACCGTGGCCACGCAGGCCTTCACCACCTGTGCCACCAAGGTGGTAGAGTTCGAGGCCAACTTGCCTGCTCGTCCGCGTCCCTCACCGCCACCCGGAATGCCTATCTGCCCTCATGACGCCGGTCATCTCATGGGCTGTGTGTTCCGTAATCTTATGAAGAACTGCCCGGACTCGATTCGAAATGATTCGCAAGAGTGCACCGATATAAAAGAGTTCTTTACCAAGTGCAAGCCCCCACGTGGTCCTCCTCCATCCACCGAAGATGTGTAAAGCACCCAAGAAAACCTCTTTGTCTGAAAGCCCGCAATAGATATACCTCCGCAAGCagaacatttaatatttttcaatttacCCCAATAAACATTTAAAGCTCAATATGGTTTCACTTTCAGTTCACTGATAGCAGCGTCCTTTGTGCCACTTATCACCAAGATGCACGTCTGGGCGCGCAATGAGTTAGAAAATTAGGTTTCCTCCACGAAATTGCTTATCACACGCATGCGCGTGGCCGGAAAACCGTTGGGTTTTCTGGCTAAAAGCGATTCACTTAGGTTCAGACTGGGAAAGCGTTAGGAACATGGAGGAGGAGCTGAAAGCATTCTTCGAAGACTGTCGAAGGCAGGAGTTTTCTGAGAAGGAAATGCTGACTATATGTCAGCCCTTGATTTGGAGAATTCGCCTGGCTAGGATTATAAAATGGTGCTTTTTTCTATTGCCCTTGGTGGTTATATATCTGCTTTGGTTATATAGCGATTCCTTCGCTTGGTCGGTGAGTGCTGTCGGTCGTTTGTTGCTCATTCAGATCCTCCCGCTCTGGGATTGGACACCCTACTACAATGCCAAGTGCCTGATTTCAAGAGTGGAGAGTGTCCAGGAGCCTCCACCTCCACTGGGTAAACTTGAGACTCAGTGGCAGAACTGTGCTCTATGTGAAGCTTTGGGTAAGTTGAGTTTAACAGTGACTACCCATATATAATTATCTTATTTCCACACAGAGGGCATAGCAACTGCTTCAAATGTCAGTTACTCCACCGTGGAATCGGAGTACCTAGATCGGGGTTTACCAGTCATTATAACAGATAGTGGATTGAAAATGGATGTCCCCAATCTCCTAGAGCTCATAGAGGAGAAGTCTCCTCAGTGGATTTCCAGTGATCCCTGTGATGTTTCCAGTAGTCTCATGCTGAGAAAGCTATTTAATCTAGAGGCGGCTCTTGGCAAGATTCGCTCGTGGCAAGGACAGACCTCAAACACTTGGCACCTTCAGCTAAGAAACTGCCAGAAGAAGGCGGTAAAGTTCTCCCGACTATTCCTGGAACGTCCCTACTACTATCCTTACCACCTGGCTCCGTACTACTCCAGCTGGCTACTGGCAGTCCATCAGCAAAGGCGAAAGCAGGCCGAGATTTACGTTCGCGGGTTGGTTTTCATGCAGCAACTAAGTGGGCACTTCGAAGTGGTCCTGCAACCCAAGAACCCCTGCGATAAGGGAGTGTGTCCAAGCCTTCGAATGCGCCTGAATGCAGGGGAGGGTCTGATCTTCACCACGGATATTTGGAGCCTGAGTTATGGTCTGGAGAAACCTCACACCAAGCAAACCTCGCTGGCCAGCATATTCGAAGTTGAGTGGCAGTCGTAAACGTTTTTGATTAGTTGGCCGAAATTGTATTTACACACACAACTAGATACAGACAAATAGAAGCCTAAAGTTACCGAGAGTTACTGGGAGGGATCGGGATTAGGAACAGATTTATCCTAGGCCCTGCGGCACTTGGCCTCCACGAGTTTCTGCAGCGTGGCCGTCAGACTGTTGATGGCATCGATCTTCATCCGCTCGATGCGCTCCTGCTGAACCAGCGACATTTTCTGGATCTGCACCTGCTCGCGTTGCAAGCTCCGCTGCAGCTCCATCTTCTCCCGCTCCAGCTCCAGTTTTCTTTCGAAGTAGTCCTTCCACCAGATGTCGTCGGGAACGCCAGAAGCTGGTCCCATGGTCCGCGCCAGATCATAGAGCTTGCCATTGGCCTCCAGATGCTGGCTACTATCGCTGGTGCGTTCGGCCTCCGGAACATGGTCGCCATCGTACTCCATCTTGGGCTGGCGCACCATCTCCGACATGCTGTTGCTATCCTCATCGAACTCGTCGTTGGACTTGCTGTCCATATTCATCTGGGCCTGCAGCAGGACCTGGTCCACAGGCGTGATATACGGTTGACCCTCCTTGGCTCCAGCCTGGGGCTGAATTTGCAGCTGCATTTGCGGGGTTCCGGGTTTTAGGGGTACCGGAGTGGGTTGCAGCTGTAAAGTTTGCTGGGGGAGTCCTTGGGTCGGGTTGTGTCCGTTTGCAGCAGGTGGAGCCTGTGGCACATTTGACGACTGCTGTGGCAGCTGCATGTCAAAGTCGGCCTTCTTCCCCTGCAAGTACTTGAACATCTCCTCGAAGAACTCCCAGTGGACATAGCCGGATACGTATTTCTTGCTCAGATTCTTGTTGTATGTGATGAGGATGTTGTGCCACTTTTTCTGCACCTTGGCGGCGGAGTAGCGAAAGCCCAAACGTTGGAGTTGCCGAGTGCAGTGCAGCCAAAGGGCTGTGCGTTTTTGTCTGAAACGGAACGGTCTATTTTAGTAATCTGGTGTGTTCTGGGAGCAAACAACCCTTACCTGCCCTCTGTGAAGCTTCCTTCCATGGGTCCTCGTATGTGGATCAGAGCCCTTGTGGCCTCAGTCGTCCAGGCCCGCTCGTAAGGGCCACGACCCATGCTATTGGCCCCTCCCGAGGTCTCCGCCTCCTCGAGCAGGCAATCATCATCCAGGTCGTCCAAGTCATCGTCACTTATTTGATAGGCTAAAGggattatattaaataaaaggACATGTTATCGACTCGAATGGATATCTTAAGCTAATTAACTAGAAAATGTAATAACCTTCAGCAACTATAAAATCTATATGAAGTAACGATCGAACACTTAAACCGAACCAATAGTGGTTCTATAGTTATATCTAGTATAGACTAGGTACCTAAACTTGTTGCTCTTGGCAGCGGTGGAAACCCTGGCGCTCTCGCAGCATCCTTTTCAATCTCTTAGTTCTCTTGCTATTAACCTGCTCTTtctcgctctcccgctctctcttCAAAGCTACCACCCAACGCCAGGCCAAAAAGCATCCTAGCTATGTCAAAGACGCTAGCTGCTGCTGACATACACCGTGTAtgatacatacatacatacctATGTCCTGATACATGACACCCTATGTATGTGCGTACACATGTCCTTCGTCTAGGCTTGTGCACACCAACACTTGTGTACTTTTCTGGCAAACGCTCAAATTTctgttttgattttatttaccAAGTGGCAGACTTACGTTCATTCTCCTCGACATTATTCCCGTTGCTCGGCGCTTGGCCATTGCCTCCATTTAGCTGAACTTGCGCCATTCGGGCTGTCCGATGTTGTGTTTATTCTGATTTTTCAGCCAGTCTATAAGTGATTCTTAGACCTTTCGCCTGTCAATAGTTTTCCCGTACTAACAGGACATTTTTCGGGCTGCAGCTTCCAGGCGTCGAGAACTTCGTGTGCGCCTACTCTCTCCGCGCTCTCTCCGCTCCGCTCTCGCTCGCTCTTAGATCTGGAAAGGATGGGGAAGCTGCGGCTAGCCAAGGAGTAGTGGTATTAGTTTCCAAGGAGTGGGCCTCTAGAACGAGGTGGTTGGGGGGCTGGGTGGctcggtgggtggtgggtggcgGAGTGCAGCATCTGCGCACTTTGCACTCTGACTTCGCAGGTCTGTTAGCCGCAGCCACAGCCTCACTGGAACGAATGGACAATTGGAAGGTCTAACCTAAATAGTTCTAGTCGGGCTGCACTGGAAGTTCAAGAACAGTTAGGTATTAATTAGGTCCCACTGGAATGTAGAAACGTCAGGTTATAATAAAATGGCCTGTCAGTAGGAATTTCACTTATCTACTGTCGATAAATCTGAAGCGAGTTACAGAAGAgcataaatataataaaaagagGATTTCTGATTGTTATTAGGGATTTACGtaagacaaaaaaaatgttactcTTTACCTATTATTTGTAATTATTCTTAGCAATTATAATTCCAGATCAAAGGGAGAGAAAATTCAGGGATCTCTAAACTTAATTATTCcgatttttacatatttttgtgGAAAATTATACACTTTTTACTCCTGCCCGCAAGAAGTGTACAGCATGGACGAATTGGAATTGTCCACAATTTACCAAAAATTAGTGAAATTGTTAGAAAaggaacaaaaaataattttatttagaagtctgatataatattaaatttctgAATTATTGAAAGTTTAACAGATAATTTCAGCAACAAAATGGTTCATACAGCTGTGACAAGTTGTCAATTTTTCGAATGTAATCTTATATTATATGTATCCTATTTTTATGCTATACACTTATAAGCAGTTTATTCTGCGAGTCCCCACTGTAGGTAAAATTTCTAACGGACATTTCAAAAAAATTAGTTATCGTTTTATCGAAATATTGTTAGAGTTACCACCTAGTTATTGCGGCTTTTTTAGAGTTGCCACCTATCCAACGCCGCGAAATTGCGCGTGGAGCActatttgttattaaattgttattaaattgtacattttagttGTTAAGAAAGAGCGAAAACAATGCCTGCGGTGGAGAAGAGCGTGATGTAAGTACTTGGAGTTCGGAAGTAACGGATGCCTGAATGTAATCCCCTGTAATTTCGATCTGCAGCACCGACTGGAAGCGCCTGTGGCAGATGGTCTCCGGAATCCACTATGAGACGCCCCAGGAAACGGTACGGGAGGAGCTGATGAACGTGGCCACAGAACTGCAGGCCGGGGTGCTCCAATTCAAGCCCAAGAGCGCGTCCAACGTCCAGTTGGGCTCGCTGCTCAAAGAGAAGAAGCAGGACAAGCTGCTGCCCTTCACCGAGCGACTGCAGGATCTGCTGGATCTGGAATCCGCCCAGTGCTGGGAGATTCTGTGCTATTACCTCACCCAGGAGTACCGCGGCTCGGCTAGCCTGCTCACCCAACTAATCTCCACCGAGACTAACATGGCCAAGCTGCACGAGGACATTCGTCACTACTACTCGCTGGAACGCATGATCGTCCTCAAGATCGTTAAGAACCTGATCGTGTTTCACCGTGTACCGAACCACCCCTACAACAAGGAGTATCGCGCCGTGGTAGAGAAGATTACCCTCTCCCGCCTAAGAGATTCATACTTAGGCCAACTAGAGGGCCTGATTGGCGAACTGCCTCCCAGAAAGCTGATGGCGGGCGAGTGCTTCCACTCCACGGAGCGTTTGATTGCCTGGTCGGAGAGGAACGCCCGCGAGATCAACGAGGTGCTGCACATCCTGCTCCTGCTGGCGGAACACCTGCCCATGGGCTTGGAGCAGATCAAGAGGATATTCGCCGCATGCAAGCAACACTCTTTCGGAAAGATTCAGAATTATCTCGACGACAGCCAACCATATCACCAGGAGTTAATCCGCAGCCTAACCTACTCCGAGCTGATGCTCATTCTAAAGTGCCTGGACTTTGAGAAACCGCTGGAGCACACCAACCTGATTGAAAAACTGATAGATGATCTACAGGTGGACATTTCCAGTATGCACCATCGGCCGGAGCACGGCCCATTGCTACTCGTTTGGATGCTGCTTCGCCTGCGAGGGACCAACGATGCCGACGACGCTTCCAGTCTGTTACGGTGCCGTCAGCTGGGAAAGCGAGCCGTAGATCTGAAGTGCTTTGTCCAACTGCACCTAATTGCGAGGCATTCCATGTACGCCGATGACTCGATGCTCTCGCGGATTGTGCGCAAGACGATCTATAACCAGTTAGGATACATGTGCAACCTGTTCGATGGCGATGGCAGCTGTGCCCGATATGAAGGCATATACGAATTACTCTGCGAACTTCTTTCCTGGTCTCACATAGCTAAGGACTTCTGCAGTCGGGAAGGTCAGTATtacattataataaaatacacAAATGTGTAAAACCAAAGGATTTATTCTTATCCAGATGATGGCCCGCGGTCACTCTACAAAACTCTTTTGGAGAACTTTCCCCTAGAATTTGCACATCTGTCGAAACTGGCACAATCGCTTACAAAAGCAGGACAAGGCAACTATGTAAGCCAGGCATCTGTTATATCTACAGACGTTagcttaattaattttatttatacagGTAAAAAGTCAGCTGGAATCTCTGCCCATACTGGCTCTCCTGTACGACGAGAATCAGCATAAACTTAGAGAGGTGGACACGGATGAATTTGAGCTTATAGCCAGTGTACGTCCCTTTCCGAGAATCGACTTTACCATACCAGCAGGAACTAGTTGCACCGCCATACAACATCCCTCCGGCTGCTTTATGCACTTTCGCACCCAGGTTAACTTCTTCGATGCACTTCACCACGAGATTAACTGTCTGTTGCGGGAGACGGGTCACCTACATGGTGACTTTGAATCCAGCGAGCGCATCCGTCATGTGGAAGCTGGCTTAAGATTTTTAGAAAGCGCCGTCAAGCTCAGTCAATCCATTTCTGGCATTAGCGCCGAGATGGTGCATCCCACCGAGATGTGCGTCGATCTGCTGCACAAGTTCAAGAGTGTCCAGTGCCCTCCAGTCGGACTTCTTTCCAGTTGCTTAAATGTTTGCACAGCTCTGCTGCCGCTGGTGGACGAAGAGATATTTTCACGAATCAGCAACCTGTACATCCTGCCTACCGTTGGCCAGGGATCCCAATATGACTTCAAGATGTATGCTAATGCCAGTGGAGTTGGCTTCGAGTCGCGCTTCCTCGGTTCCGTCATTGATAACGTTGAGAAGAAGAGCGAGCGCTACGAATTCCTACTTTCTTACCTCGGGTTCCTGCGCACCTACACCAAACTGAAACGGAATCGTCATATCCAAGTAGAAATTCCGGGTCTGATATTCCTGCTGAGGGATGTGTTTCCACACTTGCACACCTGGCACTTCCGCTCTCAGTTGGAGAGAAACAAAATTTACTTTGAGGTTCTGAGTTTCATCTGCGACATCTTGGATTTGTTTAACACCAGTAGTGGATCCACGTGCAAGCAGCGTGAACTCTTGCTAAAGGTGTGCGTCTACTCGCTTTTGAACTTGGATAATGGTCTCATTCTTTTGAGGTGAGTCTTTGTTTACTTATAATCACAAAATTCTGACTACAATATTTATCATCAGATTCGTAGGTGTTGGCAACGCCTATGTACAGTATACCATGGAGCTGGAGACGAATTggatgcagcagcagccacacGGTTTAATGATGCTTGTGCGCTTGTCCATGCGCATTCTGATGCAGTTGCTCCGTCTGAAGGACAAGGTGTATGGAAGCAGTGACACCCTATCACCACTGGAGGCGTTGATATACACGCAACCCAAACAGCGCGATACTCTGCGCATAATTCCCACAGTATGCAGCTACATGAGCAACATTTTTGATAGGTGGCTACCGATCCTGTCCTGCCGCTTGCTAAAGAGAATCGCTCTCGAGTTCAACATGTCTCTTTTGGCCTGTTTGGATATGGAGGCGGATCAAATCAGATTGACCTTTATGCAGAAGTTGCCTGATGAGTTGGAAAGCGATTCGATCAAGCTAGCCATCCTGGAGCTTGTGGACGCTTGTATTGCTAAGCAACCGGGCGTTACTGAAGCTTTCTTTAAGGTCAATTACGCCCAGGACAAACGCTCCCGCTCTTTCTTTGGCAAAGAATGTGTTCCTAATATTGGCGAGAGTATTGTGACTTACATGCGAGAGTTTCTGGATGCCCTTCAAGTAGAACCACTGACCATACAGCAGGCGTTACCCGCCAAGATCATGAACATCTTCCACTCGCTCTGGAAGCATAATCTGCAGATGCTAGTGGACGAACTGCTAAAGGATAATCAGTTTTGGCAAAAGCTCTGTGCACCGCTCTTCACCGAACTTCAGCCAAATGTAAGGATCTACACACAGCTCCTAAACATCATATCCATTGAGGTCTACACGGGCACTGTAAGCAATGCAGCATTGCTGGAGGTGATGAACAAATTCTTTCGGGCGGAGCATTTTGGGACCTGGCTAAATTACGTTTTCAACATGCCGAAGGTTCCGGCTGCAAATAACTTGAGTACCTCCGACGAGCTGCCCGACTGGATCTGCTGCCTGCAAGCTTTCAAAGATCTGATAGTGATTTTGCTGAAGAAACAACCAAAGTTCATGACCATACCCGAGTCGCAATTCAAGCTGATGGCCCAGAAGTGCCTAAAAGTTTTGGTCGATCGCTCACACTATCTCGAGGACATGCGTCCCTTTATCATACTGGCCGAACTGTACGTGTTCCTTCTACTTCAATTTAAGCACTCGTACACGAAcagcgaggaggaggagcaggaacTGATGGAGCTGCTGTTGCAGCTCATGAATCGCATTTGCTCCTGCTACGAGGATCAGCATGTAAGGGCCAAAGAAGCATGCTTGGCCATTGTGACCAAATGCACTCATCTTTACACCGATCTGCTTATCCGGGACTCGTCTATCGCCCTTCGTTTCCTTAACTCCGTCGTAAGCATCATTTGCAGCGAGCTTCAGCATATGGAGAACTCGGTGAACATGGAAAAAACACAATCCTTGAATAGTTCGGACAATTCAGACAGCAAGGCTTCCACCAACTCACTGATCCTGTGCCTCAATCTACTAAAGGCTGTGGCCACCATTTTCCATAACGATGGTCCCGGAAACTGGGATCTGCCTTTTGTGTCAGTTCGTCTATTTCAACGGCTCGTGCGCTGCGTCTCCAAAACACTGCCCTTGTTTAGTAAACAGGTTCTTAGTGTCCAGCTCCTGGATGTCTTAATCGTATTCGCCAAGGGCCACTGCTCCGTGGAGTTCCTGCACTGCGATGTGGGAGAGCACTTGTGGCTGAAACTGCTGCCGCCGAGGGAACTTCTGCAGTCCAAGTATGAGTTCACTAAGCCGGCGGCGGGTGATGTAGAGCGCTGGACAGTGGAGCAGTGGTGGCCTGTGTACGCTAGGGGTATCGAGCTCGTTACCATCATCTACGAAAAGCACAAGAGATGCTTCCTCCAAGAAGCTTTCCAGTTTGTTGGTATTCACGCTGTGTTCCTAGAGGATGCCTTGCTACTGAGCAAACAATCTTTAGAACCGGCAGCCATGCAACTAATAAAAGCAGCTGTTACCTTGGTGGCCAGTCTTACGGAACACCACAAAGAGTGGAAACAAGACAACGATATATCGCTCGCTAATATAATGGTGAGTTCAATATTGACGGATCGTCTGGTTATGATTGTAATCCCTGATATTTTCGATCTACAGCGTGCAGTACAGAGTCTTTTGTGTCACTGCTCATCATTGTTCCATCAGCAAAGAAACCTGAAGTGTCTCCTGGCTGGTCGACGCTCGCAGCTGGAAATCCTGCGCAGCACCGATGCTATAACAATTGATGATGAAATCATTTCTGCCTGCAATGAGTGAGttttcctttaaaactttatgtAATACATTTTTCAATATTCTTACTTATCTTGTTATAGCCTCACggatattattatttactgCGTAAAGTCCTTATTGAGATTCAGCCCTGATTTGATGGAGTTATTGTGCTGCAGTGTATACGACCCTTCCAAGCACTCAGCACTGCTGGATGTGAAGTTTGGAGCACCCAAGTTGAACGAAGAGAATGTGACGCTCACATTTGGAATCATCCTCAACTTGGTTAACATATACgtgaaggctttaaatatgGTATGTAGACGTGAAATCGCAATGAGTTGTACCTTTAACTCATACTATTAATTCTGCAGCAAAATCATGGCTTCAATGAGGCACCCCTTAATACACTTCCCACTGTGGAGCAGTCCGGGGACAGCGATGATGCAGACATCTGTGTAGGCAACCAGACCAATCGCACCTTCTCCAAATCTCTGTCCACCGTCTCAATTTCGTCCGTCAGCTGTCCAGCCAGTGAGTTGCTCTCCAACATGGATAGTCAGCTTTGTCTGCTGGCGTTGGAGCACCTGCTCATGCTGGTGGCTTCGCAGGCCATCTATATAATACGCTCCCCAAATCTGGAAACTCGCTGGAAACAAATCGTGCGCCGGGACATAAGCAACGAGCTGGTGATCTTCAATGAGTTCGTGCGCCGCAAGGTGATATCGGATTACAAGGAAAACCGGAGTCCGTGGCTACGACGCAAGCACGGGCACTACAAGGTCAAGTTCTCCGATCCAGCGAGGGGTTCCTCCAGTTCATCCCGGAGCTCGGACATTGTGCGCCGCAGCAACGCAACTACTAACGAGCTGCGAGTTAATGTGGTTCGCAGACTGCACCTACAGCAACAGCAACGCACTCCTCCGCCACACAACTTCGACATGAGCAGCGAAATGAGTCCCATAGCGGCACCTCAAGGTGCAGCCATGTCCTCGACTTTGGATGCCAGGGATAGCCGGAAGCGTTTGTATCCCGCTCAGCAGGCGGGCGAGGCCTTCCTGGAGGACGAATTGGCTGCCATTGACCTGCAGTTCTTCCCCCCGCCCTCGGAGAATGGATATTCTGAATTGTCGCAGGTTCAGATGGTGGAAGAGGACTACCTCCAGCTGATGTCGGCCCTCTTCAATGTGATGCCCCATTGCGACTGAGCTGTTTACCCTCTTCATTGTTAAGTGGTCTACGGAATATTGAATAAAGTTTGTAcactaaaaataattttttgtattgtttCCCTTCTGGTTATTTTCTGAATTTATAGATAAACCAAATTTAAATTCAGCTAGggatgaaatttaaaaagtactCTTCGTAACATTTGGactatattaaataatttgtcaGCATATATCGATATCAACGTTAGAAAATTGTTTTAGTCTTTAGTCTTGAAGAATAACtgttattttcaattttttaaaaataagctttttcttaattttatcaaataattaaataagttaatgttataataaataactaaTTGGTGTTGTCCCCATTTGGTTTGTCTTCAATTTTAAAGCTCATAATACTTTAGTCCCTGGTATAccgaaaatattccacataaGGGACTGTCCACACCATAGTTTTACTTATTTTTGACAAAATGAAAACCATTTAtgtaacaaataaaataattatttttcgcaggagtaaaaatttgtttgaaCCCCACCcccatttaattttataatatatgtatagaCCCCAACtgaacaaatttaaaattttccatAAACTCTCCTATGTTTACTCTCAGTGTACTGACGCACTCAACACAATTTCTTAAGTGACGTCACTAGCTTAGACGAGCCCCTAGAAACGTCATCGCCCACTCACATCAAAGAGAAATACCACCGCTGGAAGAGTCTTGAACGCTCCCCCAGAGGAAAGGAAAAGAGAGCTCCCGGTTATGCTCACTCACTGACCGAAGAAGTAATCGTCGCTGCTTTTTCGCTGCCAGCGATTTTGCGGCAGCGCTGAGCTGATTATGGGCTTCTGCTTTCGGCGTTTAGTTCCCAGCGATTGGTAAAACAGAACGCATGTGCAGACAACGGAGCGTATACGCAACGTGAACGAAGTCCGCAAGTCAAGACCCAGACACC contains:
- the LOC119550052 gene encoding uncharacterized protein LOC119550052, whose amino-acid sequence is MEEELKAFFEDCRRQEFSEKEMLTICQPLIWRIRLARIIKWCFFLLPLVVIYLLWLYSDSFAWSVSAVGRLLLIQILPLWDWTPYYNAKCLISRVESVQEPPPPLGKLETQWQNCALCEALEGIATASNVSYSTVESEYLDRGLPVIITDSGLKMDVPNLLELIEEKSPQWISSDPCDVSSSLMLRKLFNLEAALGKIRSWQGQTSNTWHLQLRNCQKKAVKFSRLFLERPYYYPYHLAPYYSSWLLAVHQQRRKQAEIYVRGLVFMQQLSGHFEVVLQPKNPCDKGVCPSLRMRLNAGEGLIFTTDIWSLSYGLEKPHTKQTSLASIFEVEWQS
- the LOC119551592 gene encoding general odorant-binding protein 67, whose translation is MLSKSQLLLLVVGFCLNAAAFADVDCSKRPPFVSPKTCCPMPDFVTAELKEKCIKFDVTPPPPTDGEASGSFESKRRHHHPHPPPCFFSCVFNETGIYQNRNLDQDKLESYLQVVFKDSSDLQTVATQAFTTCATKVVEFEANLPARPRPSPPPGMPICPHDAGHLMGCVFRNLMKNCPDSIRNDSQECTDIKEFFTKCKPPRGPPPSTEDV
- the LOC119550051 gene encoding uncharacterized protein LOC119550051, translating into MAQVQLNGGNGQAPSNGNNVEENEPYQISDDDLDDLDDDCLLEEAETSGGANSMGRGPYERAWTTEATRALIHIRGPMEGSFTEGRQKRTALWLHCTRQLQRLGFRYSAAKVQKKWHNILITYNKNLSKKYVSGYVHWEFFEEMFKYLQGKKADFDMQLPQQSSNVPQAPPAANGHNPTQGLPQQTLQLQPTPVPLKPGTPQMQLQIQPQAGAKEGQPYITPVDQVLLQAQMNMDSKSNDEFDEDSNSMSEMVRQPKMEYDGDHVPEAERTSDSSQHLEANGKLYDLARTMGPASGVPDDIWWKDYFERKLELEREKMELQRSLQREQVQIQKMSLVQQERIERMKIDAINSLTATLQKLVEAKCRRA
- the LOC119549909 gene encoding nucleoporin NUP188 homolog yields the protein MPAVEKSVITDWKRLWQMVSGIHYETPQETVREELMNVATELQAGVLQFKPKSASNVQLGSLLKEKKQDKLLPFTERLQDLLDLESAQCWEILCYYLTQEYRGSASLLTQLISTETNMAKLHEDIRHYYSLERMIVLKIVKNLIVFHRVPNHPYNKEYRAVVEKITLSRLRDSYLGQLEGLIGELPPRKLMAGECFHSTERLIAWSERNAREINEVLHILLLLAEHLPMGLEQIKRIFAACKQHSFGKIQNYLDDSQPYHQELIRSLTYSELMLILKCLDFEKPLEHTNLIEKLIDDLQVDISSMHHRPEHGPLLLVWMLLRLRGTNDADDASSLLRCRQLGKRAVDLKCFVQLHLIARHSMYADDSMLSRIVRKTIYNQLGYMCNLFDGDGSCARYEGIYELLCELLSWSHIAKDFCSREDDGPRSLYKTLLENFPLEFAHLSKLAQSLTKAGQGNYVKSQLESLPILALLYDENQHKLREVDTDEFELIASVRPFPRIDFTIPAGTSCTAIQHPSGCFMHFRTQVNFFDALHHEINCLLRETGHLHGDFESSERIRHVEAGLRFLESAVKLSQSISGISAEMVHPTEMCVDLLHKFKSVQCPPVGLLSSCLNVCTALLPLVDEEIFSRISNLYILPTVGQGSQYDFKMYANASGVGFESRFLGSVIDNVEKKSERYEFLLSYLGFLRTYTKLKRNRHIQVEIPGLIFLLRDVFPHLHTWHFRSQLERNKIYFEVLSFICDILDLFNTSSGSTCKQRELLLKVCVYSLLNLDNGLILLRFVGVGNAYVQYTMELETNWMQQQPHGLMMLVRLSMRILMQLLRLKDKVYGSSDTLSPLEALIYTQPKQRDTLRIIPTVCSYMSNIFDRWLPILSCRLLKRIALEFNMSLLACLDMEADQIRLTFMQKLPDELESDSIKLAILELVDACIAKQPGVTEAFFKVNYAQDKRSRSFFGKECVPNIGESIVTYMREFLDALQVEPLTIQQALPAKIMNIFHSLWKHNLQMLVDELLKDNQFWQKLCAPLFTELQPNVRIYTQLLNIISIEVYTGTVSNAALLEVMNKFFRAEHFGTWLNYVFNMPKVPAANNLSTSDELPDWICCLQAFKDLIVILLKKQPKFMTIPESQFKLMAQKCLKVLVDRSHYLEDMRPFIILAELYVFLLLQFKHSYTNSEEEEQELMELLLQLMNRICSCYEDQHVRAKEACLAIVTKCTHLYTDLLIRDSSIALRFLNSVVSIICSELQHMENSVNMEKTQSLNSSDNSDSKASTNSLILCLNLLKAVATIFHNDGPGNWDLPFVSVRLFQRLVRCVSKTLPLFSKQVLSVQLLDVLIVFAKGHCSVEFLHCDVGEHLWLKLLPPRELLQSKYEFTKPAAGDVERWTVEQWWPVYARGIELVTIIYEKHKRCFLQEAFQFVGIHAVFLEDALLLSKQSLEPAAMQLIKAAVTLVASLTEHHKEWKQDNDISLANIMRAVQSLLCHCSSLFHQQRNLKCLLAGRRSQLEILRSTDAITIDDEIISACNDLTDIIIYCVKSLLRFSPDLMELLCCSVYDPSKHSALLDVKFGAPKLNEENVTLTFGIILNLVNIYVKALNMQNHGFNEAPLNTLPTVEQSGDSDDADICVGNQTNRTFSKSLSTVSISSVSCPASELLSNMDSQLCLLALEHLLMLVASQAIYIIRSPNLETRWKQIVRRDISNELVIFNEFVRRKVISDYKENRSPWLRRKHGHYKVKFSDPARGSSSSSRSSDIVRRSNATTNELRVNVVRRLHLQQQQRTPPPHNFDMSSEMSPIAAPQGAAMSSTLDARDSRKRLYPAQQAGEAFLEDELAAIDLQFFPPPSENGYSELSQVQMVEEDYLQLMSALFNVMPHCD